One Candidatus Hydrogenedentota bacterium genomic window, CGGAAACCACCTGTTTGATGGTGGTGTCGGCTTCGTTTTGCAGCTGCCGCACTTCGGTAATGGCGTCGGCGAGAAAGTCCTGGAACGAGCGCGCTTCCGTCCCGGCGGGCTGGGCCTGCGGGGGGCGCGGCGTACGGGCGCTGATTTCCGGCGGTTGAAGGCCGGCGCCCGGTGTTCTCAAGGGATCAATCATGAATTCCAGTACTCTCAGTACCTGGCCTATGCCTCAGACAGGAACATCGAAGTCCCTGTGTTCAATTACTGTTGCAGAATTTCCAGCGCCCGCTGCCTCATCTGGCGCCCGGAAGTGATCACGGCGATGTTGGCTTCGTAGGCCCGCTGCGCCGAGATAAGATTCACCATTTCCACGGCCATGTTGATGTTGGGGTAGGCCACCATCCCGTCT contains:
- the fliE gene encoding flagellar hook-basal body complex protein FliE — its product is MIDPLRTPGAGLQPPEISARTPRPPQAQPAGTEARSFQDFLADAITEVRQLQNEADTTIKQVVSGEIKDVSEAMIAVEKADVSFQTMMTVRNKVMTAYEEIMRMQI